A single genomic interval of Natronolimnobius sp. AArcel1 harbors:
- a CDS encoding GNAT family N-acetyltransferase: MDDAASDSYVIREALPEPETFARLREAAGMPPRSLEGIERGLPNSLYGVVVVHDPSDEVVGMGRIVGDGGTVYQITDMAIHPEHQRQGLGTRIMDHLEAYFEEEAPPDAYVNLIADIDDFYERFGYKAVQPASKGMYRRTE, from the coding sequence ATGGACGATGCAGCTTCGGACTCCTACGTCATCCGCGAGGCACTCCCCGAGCCCGAAACGTTCGCCCGCTTGCGCGAGGCCGCCGGGATGCCCCCGCGCTCGCTCGAGGGCATCGAACGCGGCCTGCCGAACTCGCTGTACGGCGTTGTCGTGGTTCACGACCCGAGCGACGAAGTCGTCGGCATGGGTCGCATCGTCGGCGACGGCGGCACCGTCTACCAGATTACGGATATGGCGATCCATCCCGAACATCAGCGCCAGGGTCTTGGCACGCGGATTATGGACCATCTCGAGGCCTATTTCGAGGAGGAAGCCCCGCCGGACGCGTACGTGAACCTCATCGCGGATATCGACGACTTTTATGAGCGCTTTGGGTACAAAGCGGTCCAGCCAGCCTCGAAAGGGATGTATCGCCGAACCGAGTAA
- a CDS encoding Sjogren's syndrome/scleroderma autoantigen 1 family protein codes for MSDFDKEAEREKLRKKYERDKAEREATQRMSDLLLKGATMTNSHCGTCGDPLFQENGTTFCPSCHGNPDAVEGTDLEAQPEDDAAAQPTPAQQRELDRQQPTASEDEGQSNSADSSDESDAATHDAQQHSAEPDPATELPDREPTSAASTRDDSRQPSSTPRSSERTPSQPAPSTATPSGDLESAHDSLVQALETWADEAARADDPRYAKECLEAAREASEALEALQ; via the coding sequence ATGAGCGACTTCGACAAGGAAGCCGAGCGCGAGAAGCTTCGGAAGAAGTACGAGCGCGACAAGGCCGAACGGGAAGCCACCCAGCGCATGAGCGATCTGTTGCTCAAGGGCGCAACGATGACGAACTCCCACTGTGGCACCTGTGGCGATCCGCTGTTTCAGGAAAACGGCACCACGTTCTGTCCCAGCTGTCACGGAAATCCGGATGCCGTCGAGGGAACCGACCTCGAGGCTCAGCCCGAAGACGACGCTGCAGCACAACCAACGCCCGCACAGCAACGTGAGTTGGACCGTCAGCAGCCGACGGCCTCCGAAGACGAAGGGCAGTCGAACAGTGCGGACTCGAGTGACGAGTCTGACGCCGCGACGCACGACGCACAGCAGCATTCGGCTGAGCCAGACCCTGCCACCGAGCTACCCGACCGCGAGCCGACCAGCGCTGCGTCGACTCGTGACGACTCACGCCAGCCATCGTCGACGCCCCGCAGTTCGGAGCGCACACCCTCGCAACCTGCCCCGTCGACAGCCACTCCCAGCGGCGACCTCGAGTCCGCCCACGACTCACTAGTCCAGGCACTCGAGACGTGGGCCGACGAAGCCGCTCGGGCAGATGATCCACGCTACGCAAAAGAGTGTCTCGAGGCTGCACGCGAAGCGAGCGAGGCGCTCGAGGCGCTTCAATAA